The Micromonospora sp. WMMD961 genome has a segment encoding these proteins:
- a CDS encoding DUF397 domain-containing protein gives MTAEPRWRTSTRSGDTGGACVEVADNVPGVVLVRDSKDRSGPVLTFAPAAWRGFVADAAQTSGRRPG, from the coding sequence ATGACTGCTGAACCACGCTGGCGTACGTCGACCCGGTCCGGCGACACGGGCGGTGCCTGCGTCGAGGTGGCGGACAACGTGCCCGGTGTCGTGCTGGTCCGGGACAGCAAGGATCGCTCCGGCCCGGTCCTCACCTTCGCTCCGGCCGCCTGGCGTGGCTTCGTCGCCGATGCTGCCCAGACCTCAGGTCGCCGCCCCGGTTAG
- a CDS encoding helix-turn-helix transcriptional regulator, which produces MNVEMWVRALKAARAGAEVSQEVLATATRWSPSTVAAIETGRRRPTMEFAVAADEALATGGLLAELLRAADQEYGPSWFVPWRGYEQQATRLRAFEACLVPGLLQTEEYARAVISAGGLNSPATVDELVAVRLERQLLMSRDAPPTCVFLVDEMGLHRPVGGHAVLNAQLGRLLEVADLPFARLHVIPLSVGEHAGFGGGFVFADLPDGDRVLYLENAARGHVMDDPEILHHIDRKWDTLLGEALSTSASMDLIRKLKVTP; this is translated from the coding sequence ATGAACGTCGAAATGTGGGTGCGGGCGCTGAAGGCCGCCCGAGCCGGTGCCGAGGTGTCCCAGGAGGTGTTGGCGACGGCCACCAGGTGGAGTCCCTCCACGGTGGCGGCCATCGAGACCGGCCGACGCCGGCCGACCATGGAGTTCGCGGTCGCCGCCGACGAGGCACTAGCCACCGGCGGCCTCCTCGCCGAACTCCTCAGGGCCGCGGACCAGGAATATGGCCCATCCTGGTTTGTCCCCTGGCGTGGATACGAGCAGCAGGCGACGCGCCTACGTGCCTTCGAGGCATGCCTTGTGCCCGGTCTCCTTCAGACCGAGGAGTACGCCCGCGCTGTTATCTCGGCGGGCGGACTGAATTCACCGGCCACGGTTGACGAGCTTGTCGCGGTTCGTCTGGAACGCCAACTGCTGATGTCCCGGGATGCCCCGCCAACATGCGTCTTCCTGGTGGACGAGATGGGCCTTCACCGCCCGGTGGGCGGTCACGCCGTGCTCAACGCCCAACTCGGCCGACTGCTCGAAGTGGCAGACCTGCCGTTCGCCCGATTGCACGTCATCCCCCTGAGCGTCGGGGAGCATGCCGGCTTCGGGGGTGGCTTCGTGTTCGCCGATCTGCCAGACGGGGACAGGGTGCTCTACCTGGAGAACGCCGCACGCGGACACGTAATGGACGACCCGGAGATTCTCCACCATATTGATCGCAAGTGGGATACCCTGCTCGGCGAAGCACTCTCGACAAGTGCCTCGATGGACCTGATCCGGAAGCTGAAGGTGACACCATGA
- a CDS encoding flavin reductase family protein: MRPLWRCRGCGAAWPCQPARLALLAEYRNDRVGLLVYLGTMMAEAGDQLARLSGRPTDLHERFLGWARGRDGTMFHVNHEPGAEIHHTDPFAVPTGQRSPVRRLRGRLAAPVTLWTAPGPAGLTVSSTLVAEGEPDRLVGLIDPESDFWAAAEEAGRFAVTPLGPPHRQLADRFAGLFPAPGGLFAADTWIETPYGPVPADAGGWAGCRLDTAREYGWGLLVEATIEAVDLSEAASPLLHYRGRYHELPG, from the coding sequence ATGCGGCCGTTGTGGCGGTGCCGGGGTTGCGGGGCTGCCTGGCCGTGTCAGCCGGCGCGGCTGGCGTTGCTCGCCGAATATCGGAACGACCGGGTGGGGCTGCTGGTCTACCTGGGCACGATGATGGCGGAGGCGGGTGATCAACTGGCCCGCCTCAGCGGGCGACCCACCGATCTGCACGAGCGCTTCCTGGGTTGGGCGCGCGGCCGGGACGGCACAATGTTTCACGTGAATCATGAGCCGGGCGCCGAGATCCACCACACCGACCCGTTCGCGGTGCCGACCGGGCAGCGGTCGCCGGTACGCCGACTGCGCGGCCGACTCGCCGCACCGGTGACCCTCTGGACGGCACCCGGCCCGGCCGGGCTGACGGTGTCGTCCACGCTGGTCGCCGAGGGGGAGCCGGACCGACTGGTCGGGTTGATCGACCCGGAGTCCGATTTCTGGGCGGCGGCGGAGGAGGCGGGACGGTTCGCGGTCACCCCGCTCGGCCCACCGCACCGGCAGCTCGCCGACCGGTTCGCCGGACTGTTCCCCGCCCCGGGCGGGCTCTTCGCCGCCGACACCTGGATCGAGACGCCGTACGGGCCGGTCCCCGCGGATGCCGGCGGGTGGGCCGGGTGCCGGCTGGACACCGCCCGGGAGTACGGCTGGGGCCTGCTGGTGGAGGCCACCATCGAGGCGGTCGACCTGAGCGAGGCGGCCTCTCCGCTGCTGCACTATCGCGGTCGGTACCACGAGCTACCGGGCTGA
- a CDS encoding DUF485 domain-containing protein → MSTDTPAPAAPQSDKYLTVQRSDEFAGLRRALRGFVFPMTVAFFLWYALYVILSAYARDFMGTKLFGSNINVALVFGLLQFVSTFLIAWLYSRYADRKIDPIADRIRAEIGEVTHEHGPRG, encoded by the coding sequence ATGTCCACGGACACACCCGCTCCGGCCGCTCCCCAGTCGGACAAGTACCTGACCGTACAACGGTCGGACGAGTTCGCCGGGCTGCGGCGTGCGCTGCGCGGCTTCGTCTTCCCGATGACCGTCGCGTTCTTCCTGTGGTATGCGCTCTACGTCATTCTCTCCGCGTACGCCCGGGACTTCATGGGCACGAAGCTGTTCGGCAGCAACATCAACGTCGCGCTGGTCTTCGGCCTGCTCCAGTTCGTCTCCACGTTCCTGATCGCCTGGCTCTACTCCCGGTACGCGGACCGGAAGATCGACCCCATCGCGGACCGGATCCGCGCCGAGATCGGGGAGGTGACCCATGAGCACGGTCCACGCGGTTGA
- a CDS encoding ABC transporter ATP-binding protein, with protein MTVEHPALALRGLAKRFDGTIAVAGVDLDVPAGSFYGLLGPNGAGKTTTLSMAVGLLRPDAGSARVLGQDVWQDPVAAKQLLGVMPDGVRLFDRLTGAELLAYNGLLRGMDPAVVDQRAAELLDVLALADAGRTLVVDYSAGMKKKIGLACALLHGPRVLVLDEPFEAVDPVSAALIRDILTRYAAGGGTVIFSSHVMEVVERLCSHVAILAGGTIKRVGTIDEVRGDRSLEQVFVEVVGGRTATGEELSWLSR; from the coding sequence ATGACTGTTGAGCATCCCGCGCTCGCACTGCGTGGCCTGGCCAAGCGGTTCGACGGCACGATCGCGGTGGCCGGCGTCGACCTGGACGTCCCCGCCGGCTCCTTCTACGGCCTGCTCGGCCCGAACGGCGCCGGCAAGACCACCACCCTGTCGATGGCGGTCGGGCTGCTGCGGCCGGACGCCGGCTCGGCCCGGGTGCTCGGGCAGGACGTCTGGCAGGACCCGGTCGCCGCGAAGCAACTGCTGGGCGTGATGCCCGACGGGGTCCGCCTGTTCGACCGGCTGACCGGGGCGGAGCTGCTCGCGTACAACGGGTTGTTGCGGGGAATGGACCCGGCGGTGGTCGACCAGCGGGCTGCGGAGCTGCTGGACGTGCTGGCGCTGGCCGACGCCGGTCGGACGCTGGTGGTGGACTACTCGGCCGGCATGAAGAAGAAGATCGGCCTGGCCTGCGCACTGCTGCACGGTCCTCGGGTGCTGGTGCTGGACGAGCCGTTCGAGGCGGTCGACCCGGTCTCCGCCGCGCTGATCCGGGACATCCTCACCCGGTACGCGGCCGGCGGCGGCACGGTGATCTTCTCCAGTCACGTGATGGAGGTCGTCGAGCGGCTCTGCTCGCACGTGGCGATCCTGGCCGGCGGCACCATCAAGCGGGTCGGGACGATCGACGAGGTCCGCGGTGACCGCTCGCTGGAGCAGGTGTTCGTCGAGGTGGTCGGCGGGCGCACTGCGACGGGCGAGGAGCTGTCGTGGCTGTCGCGGTGA
- a CDS encoding ABC transporter permease yields MAVAVSTEAGPTAPVRTVSARHFVRLKLRVMGNNFRGQGWRIALFIGGAMLGLWFAASGFLLFALPGLTGEGQYAVLVAAAGGGLLVLGWLLLPLVFFGVDETLDPARFALLPLPRRTLVTGLFAAALISVPVVAVLIATLGLVLTSWSLGGWSAGLVAVVGVVAGLLLCVAASRAVTSAFATMLRSRRVRDLAAVLLAVVAALLGPLQIFGLAALREADWTGLTGAATVIGWTPLGAPWTAGIDVAQGRVWAAPVKLLITVVALGALLAWWSRSIESAMVGAASGGKAPVRRGVAGGAVAQLFPRVAGWARRDRFGALVAREARYWWRDARRRANLITIAVVGIFVPVMINVTGGDFAAMNDEGFTAAAGDSSPVVVTISMVFVGVLAAVTLANQFGFDGSAYAANVVAGVPGRVELRARMTAFSLYVLPMLAVVAVVLSVLLGRPGWIGLTTGSLVATYGAGLAVNSLVSVLGAYSLPETSNPFAMNSGAGLTKGLLTLLAMLTSAVAAVPMVVAAALLGDAWLWLALPVGAAYGLGAALLGAYLAGDVLDRRLPELLATVTPRR; encoded by the coding sequence GTGGCTGTCGCGGTGAGCACTGAAGCCGGGCCCACGGCACCCGTACGCACGGTCTCCGCTCGGCACTTCGTGCGGCTCAAGCTGCGGGTGATGGGCAACAACTTTCGGGGTCAGGGTTGGCGGATCGCACTGTTCATCGGCGGCGCGATGCTCGGGCTCTGGTTCGCCGCCAGCGGTTTCCTCCTCTTCGCACTGCCCGGCCTGACCGGCGAGGGCCAGTACGCGGTGCTGGTCGCGGCTGCGGGCGGCGGCCTGCTGGTGCTCGGCTGGCTACTGCTGCCACTGGTCTTCTTCGGGGTGGACGAGACGCTGGACCCAGCCCGGTTCGCGCTGCTGCCGTTGCCCCGCCGCACGTTGGTGACCGGGCTGTTCGCGGCGGCTCTGATCAGCGTGCCGGTGGTGGCGGTGCTGATCGCGACGCTCGGGCTGGTGCTGACCTCCTGGTCGCTGGGCGGTTGGTCGGCGGGGTTGGTGGCCGTGGTCGGTGTGGTCGCGGGGTTGCTGCTCTGCGTGGCGGCCAGCCGGGCGGTGACCAGCGCCTTTGCCACCATGCTGCGGTCCCGCCGGGTACGGGACCTGGCGGCCGTGCTGCTGGCGGTGGTCGCCGCACTTCTCGGCCCGTTGCAGATCTTCGGCCTCGCCGCGCTGCGGGAGGCGGACTGGACCGGGCTGACCGGCGCGGCGACGGTGATCGGCTGGACGCCGCTCGGCGCACCGTGGACGGCCGGCATCGACGTGGCCCAGGGGCGGGTGTGGGCGGCACCGGTCAAGTTGCTGATCACGGTGGTGGCGCTCGGCGCCCTGCTGGCCTGGTGGTCGCGCTCGATCGAGTCGGCCATGGTGGGTGCGGCGAGCGGTGGTAAGGCCCCGGTGCGGCGCGGAGTCGCCGGTGGCGCGGTCGCGCAACTGTTTCCCCGGGTCGCCGGCTGGGCCCGCCGGGACCGGTTCGGTGCCCTGGTGGCCCGGGAGGCCCGGTACTGGTGGCGGGACGCTCGCCGCCGGGCCAACCTGATCACGATCGCGGTGGTCGGCATCTTCGTGCCGGTGATGATCAACGTTACGGGCGGGGACTTCGCCGCCATGAACGACGAGGGGTTTACCGCGGCAGCCGGTGACAGCTCACCGGTCGTGGTCACCATCTCGATGGTCTTCGTGGGCGTGCTGGCCGCCGTCACCCTGGCCAACCAGTTCGGCTTCGACGGCAGCGCGTACGCCGCGAACGTGGTGGCCGGGGTGCCCGGCCGGGTCGAGCTACGGGCACGGATGACGGCCTTCTCGCTGTACGTGCTGCCGATGCTGGCGGTCGTGGCGGTGGTGCTGTCGGTGCTGCTCGGGCGACCGGGCTGGATCGGGCTCACGACCGGCAGTCTGGTCGCCACCTACGGCGCCGGGCTGGCGGTGAACAGCCTGGTCTCCGTGCTCGGGGCGTACTCGCTGCCGGAGACGAGCAACCCGTTCGCCATGAACAGCGGCGCGGGCCTGACGAAGGGGTTGCTCACCCTGCTGGCCATGCTCACCTCGGCGGTCGCCGCGGTGCCGATGGTGGTGGCCGCCGCGCTGCTCGGTGACGCCTGGCTCTGGCTGGCCCTGCCGGTCGGAGCGGCTTACGGGCTGGGCGCGGCGCTGCTGGGCGCGTACCTGGCCGGCGACGTGCTGGACCGTCGGCTGCCCGAATTGCTGGCCACGGTCACACCGCGGCGCTAA
- a CDS encoding DUF397 domain-containing protein → MTITEPHWRTSTRSTDTGGNCVEVADNVPGVVLVRDSKDRSGPVLTFAPAAWRGFVASAAQAPSPHAV, encoded by the coding sequence ATGACGATCACTGAGCCTCACTGGCGCACGTCCACCCGCTCGACAGACACTGGTGGCAACTGCGTCGAGGTGGCGGACAACGTGCCCGGTGTCGTCCTGGTCCGGGACAGCAAGGATCGCTCCGGCCCGGTCCTCACCTTCGCTCCGGCCGCCTGGCGCGGCTTCGTCGCCAGCGCTGCTCAGGCCCCGTCCCCCCACGCTGTTTAG